Proteins from a genomic interval of Niabella soli DSM 19437:
- a CDS encoding gamma-glutamylcyclotransferase family protein: MESKYLFVYGSLLSGFKNPAYEYIARYFEFVGPATAPGTLYDLGDYPAATPDDATHQIVGELYKIRNEHQLSFAIAQLDDYEGVNPEQGETPNYKRALSNISYDHNDVSAWVYWFNHNISDKPIVASGDVLEYLKAKTENNQY; encoded by the coding sequence ATGGAAAGCAAGTATCTTTTTGTTTATGGTTCCCTGCTAAGCGGTTTTAAGAACCCTGCATATGAGTATATCGCAAGGTATTTTGAATTTGTTGGACCTGCAACCGCCCCCGGCACACTATACGATTTAGGCGATTATCCTGCCGCCACACCCGATGACGCCACCCATCAAATTGTTGGTGAGCTATATAAGATTCGCAACGAACATCAATTGTCTTTTGCTATAGCCCAACTGGATGATTACGAAGGGGTGAATCCTGAACAGGGAGAAACACCGAATTATAAGCGTGCATTATCCAATATTAGTTATGACCATAACGATGTATCGGCGTGGGTGTATTGGTTCAATCATAATATTTCCGACAAACCCATTGTTGCCTCCGGCGATGTATTGGAATACCTGAAGGCGAAAACGGAAAATAACCAATACTAA